A window from Dethiosulfovibrio russensis encodes these proteins:
- a CDS encoding efflux RND transporter permease subunit produces MNIAELCIKKKVIVLYMVVVIAIAGLISYSKLGKLEDPDFTIKTAVVTTIYPGATSQEVEQEVTDRVEEAIQKMGEIKMVRSLSKANLSIVYVDIRDEYTAGDLPQIWDVLRRKVNDVQANLPPGVQKSIVNDDYGDVYGQFYALVGDGYSYRELKDHADKLKKELLLVDGVGSVSIIGDQPEGIYVEISRSKMSAMGISPQDIYGALNQQNTLSPMAQVTVGNEYIRIDPTGAVKSVEDIGDVMIGGGPGGVIRLKDVAVVERKYVDPPQKIMRYDGRPALGIGISTVKGGNVVDMGLAVDARLRELVEITPVGMELEPIYLQASEVTTAVNGFVLNLIESLVIVVGVLVVFMGMRSGLLIGGILLLTIAATFATMLYMGITLQSVSLASLIIALGMLVDNAIVVTEGVLIGVQKGQGGPAAAAKTVAGNIWPLLGATVIAIMAFSAIGLSPDSTGEFCRSLFQVVGISLLWSWVLGITVTPLIAVMVLKDPEGEPDDPYKGKFFRVYRGFLFSALKNGRIFAVVMVVLFALALFGFRFVDKSFMPQDASPRFTVDLWRAEGADIYETSENMAKLEAYLLSRPDVESVATTVGGGTLRFTLTYTAEDPDSAYGQAVVNLKGSDTLFDAMKGAEDFVSKNLPGAVAQSRQFSKGGGSEAKIQVRFQGSNPAVLRSLAERAEAVIAADPKAGFVRQDWRQLAKVIRPKVMTNQMRNMGLSRPQINEALMNSYQGDPIGVYREDNRLLTIYSRLPERERDGVEGLKLVQIWSPLTGKMVPLGSLVSGVETVFENPIVRRRDRERTLTVKADPIIGANSNALFERIRSGVEAIELPLGYSMEWGGEFESSSDAQKGIKRMLPLSLVVMLSIIVMLFNSVKQSAIIVACLPLCIIGVTVGLLLFGKSFSFMALLGVLSLIGMLIKNAIVLIDQVNINLEDGMIPFDAVMDSGVSRLRPVMMAAGTTILGMIPLIRDVLFGPMAVTIMCGLGFATVLTLLFVPVLFVLFYGIDVPEGDR; encoded by the coding sequence ATGAACATAGCCGAACTGTGCATAAAGAAAAAAGTTATCGTCCTGTACATGGTGGTGGTCATAGCCATAGCGGGGTTGATCTCCTACTCCAAACTGGGCAAGCTGGAGGACCCTGACTTCACCATAAAGACCGCCGTGGTCACAACCATCTATCCCGGTGCGACCTCCCAGGAGGTGGAGCAGGAGGTAACCGACAGGGTCGAGGAGGCCATACAGAAGATGGGCGAGATCAAGATGGTCCGTTCTCTCTCGAAGGCCAACCTGTCCATAGTGTACGTGGATATAAGGGACGAATACACCGCAGGCGACCTCCCTCAGATCTGGGACGTTCTGAGGCGGAAGGTCAACGACGTCCAGGCGAACCTTCCTCCGGGCGTTCAGAAATCCATCGTGAACGACGATTACGGCGACGTCTACGGACAGTTCTACGCCCTGGTCGGAGACGGGTATTCCTACAGGGAGCTCAAGGATCACGCCGATAAGCTGAAAAAAGAGCTCCTCCTGGTGGACGGAGTCGGAAGCGTCTCCATAATAGGGGATCAGCCCGAGGGCATATACGTGGAGATATCCCGGTCCAAGATGTCGGCCATGGGAATCTCGCCTCAGGACATATACGGCGCGTTGAATCAGCAGAACACCCTCTCTCCTATGGCCCAGGTTACCGTGGGAAACGAATACATAAGGATCGATCCAACCGGAGCGGTCAAGTCGGTGGAGGATATCGGAGATGTGATGATAGGCGGCGGGCCCGGAGGGGTTATCCGTCTCAAGGACGTGGCGGTGGTCGAGAGGAAGTACGTCGATCCTCCCCAGAAGATCATGCGCTACGACGGCCGCCCCGCCCTGGGCATAGGCATCTCTACGGTTAAGGGCGGCAACGTGGTCGATATGGGCTTGGCGGTCGACGCCAGGCTCAGGGAGTTGGTGGAGATAACCCCGGTGGGTATGGAGCTGGAGCCCATATATCTTCAGGCCAGCGAGGTCACCACGGCGGTGAACGGATTCGTGCTGAATCTGATAGAGTCTCTGGTCATAGTGGTCGGGGTTCTGGTGGTGTTCATGGGCATGAGGAGCGGCCTTCTTATAGGGGGGATACTGCTTTTGACCATAGCGGCCACCTTCGCCACCATGCTCTACATGGGTATAACCCTCCAGAGCGTATCTCTGGCCTCTCTCATAATAGCCCTGGGGATGCTGGTGGACAACGCAATAGTCGTAACGGAAGGGGTCCTCATAGGGGTTCAGAAAGGCCAGGGCGGCCCTGCCGCGGCGGCCAAGACCGTGGCGGGAAACATCTGGCCCCTTCTTGGAGCCACCGTCATAGCCATAATGGCCTTTTCCGCCATAGGCTTGTCGCCGGACAGCACAGGGGAGTTCTGCCGCAGCCTATTCCAGGTGGTGGGGATCTCTCTGCTCTGGAGCTGGGTGCTAGGCATAACAGTAACCCCTCTGATAGCGGTCATGGTGCTAAAGGATCCCGAGGGAGAGCCGGACGACCCCTACAAGGGCAAGTTCTTCAGGGTATACAGGGGCTTTCTCTTCTCCGCTCTTAAAAACGGAAGGATATTCGCCGTTGTTATGGTGGTCCTCTTCGCCCTGGCTCTTTTCGGATTCCGTTTCGTCGATAAATCCTTCATGCCTCAGGACGCGTCTCCCCGTTTTACCGTGGATCTCTGGCGTGCCGAGGGGGCCGATATATACGAGACCTCCGAGAACATGGCGAAGCTTGAGGCCTATCTTTTGAGCCGACCGGACGTGGAGTCGGTGGCCACAACCGTCGGAGGGGGAACCCTCAGGTTTACCCTGACCTACACGGCGGAGGATCCCGACTCGGCCTACGGCCAGGCGGTGGTCAACCTGAAGGGCTCGGACACCCTCTTCGACGCCATGAAGGGGGCGGAGGATTTCGTGAGCAAGAACCTTCCCGGGGCCGTGGCTCAGTCAAGACAGTTCAGCAAGGGCGGTGGCTCGGAGGCTAAGATACAGGTCCGTTTTCAGGGGTCGAACCCTGCGGTATTGCGATCTCTGGCGGAACGGGCCGAGGCGGTCATAGCGGCCGATCCCAAGGCGGGTTTCGTCAGGCAGGACTGGCGTCAGTTGGCCAAGGTCATCAGGCCCAAGGTCATGACCAACCAGATGAGGAATATGGGGCTCTCCCGTCCACAGATAAACGAGGCCCTCATGAACAGCTATCAGGGAGACCCGATCGGGGTGTATCGGGAGGATAACAGGCTTCTGACCATATACTCCCGGCTTCCCGAGAGGGAGAGGGACGGAGTAGAGGGGCTGAAGCTGGTACAGATATGGAGTCCCCTCACAGGAAAGATGGTTCCTCTGGGATCCCTGGTCTCCGGGGTTGAGACCGTCTTTGAAAATCCCATCGTTCGACGGAGGGACAGAGAGAGGACTTTGACCGTGAAGGCCGACCCGATCATAGGGGCCAACAGCAACGCCCTATTCGAGAGGATCCGATCCGGCGTGGAGGCCATAGAGCTGCCTTTGGGCTATTCGATGGAGTGGGGAGGCGAGTTCGAGAGCAGCAGCGACGCCCAGAAGGGCATCAAGCGGATGCTGCCTCTCAGCCTTGTTGTCATGCTCTCCATCATAGTCATGCTGTTCAACTCTGTGAAGCAGTCCGCCATCATAGTGGCCTGTCTTCCCCTCTGCATAATAGGGGTTACCGTAGGGTTGCTGCTTTTCGGCAAGTCCTTTAGCTTCATGGCTCTGTTGGGGGTCCTGAGCCTGATCGGCATGCTGATAAAGAACGCCATAGTGTTGATAGATCAGGTCAACATAAACCTGGAGGACGGAATGATCCCCTTCGACGCCGTGATGGACTCCGGCGTCAGCCGTCTAAGGCCGGTCATGATGGCGGCTGGCACCACCATACTGGGCATGATTCCCTTGATCAGAGACGTGCTGTTCGGTCCCATGGCGGTGACCATAATGTGCGGCCTTGGTTTCGCCACCGTATTGACCCTTCTGTTCGTGCCGGTGCTGTTCGTGCTGTTCTATGGAATAGATGTGCCGGAAGGGGACCGGTAA
- a CDS encoding efflux RND transporter periplasmic adaptor subunit has product MKRMLWAGKKIALAVVILVVVGYGGMEFVRSRLGEKAPEPEIVRPIRTETLAPEGKAFQGIYQGTVQASQKVDLSFRVSGPLVEFPMNKGQAVKKGDLLARIDPRDFKTKLDSAESQLRQLQAKLAEMKSGARAEDLASAQASVSAAQAQYAEAESNYKRFKSLYDQGAVSQVQYEQYKTAYDVARSSLRSAQESLKKARSGARKEELQQQEAIIQAQESAVEGARSALSDTELRAPFDGVVADTFADNHQFVQAKQTILSLQNLKNIEMVVHVPDGDVVRIREKQIGEVKLSATLDAMPGRVFHVTFKEFSTQADPSTQTYQATVTMPYPENVTILPGMAVTLRASGVLEGQDSKLESLFSVPVDAVFADQSGNSYIWLYEDGTVRKVQVKTGPYMGDRLSVTGDLEIGDVVVTAGVHFLREGQKVRLMTAE; this is encoded by the coding sequence TGGTTATCCTGGTGGTAGTGGGATACGGAGGCATGGAGTTTGTGCGTTCCCGTCTCGGCGAGAAGGCCCCGGAGCCGGAGATAGTCCGTCCGATCCGTACCGAGACGCTTGCGCCGGAGGGCAAGGCCTTTCAGGGAATCTATCAGGGAACGGTACAGGCCTCCCAGAAGGTGGACCTTTCCTTTCGGGTATCGGGCCCCCTGGTGGAGTTCCCGATGAACAAGGGACAGGCGGTCAAGAAAGGCGATCTTCTGGCCCGTATAGACCCCAGGGATTTCAAGACCAAACTGGACAGCGCCGAGAGCCAGCTCAGGCAGTTACAGGCGAAACTGGCGGAGATGAAGTCCGGGGCCAGGGCGGAGGATCTGGCATCGGCTCAAGCATCGGTAAGCGCCGCCCAGGCCCAATATGCCGAGGCCGAGTCGAACTACAAGAGATTCAAGTCCCTTTACGATCAGGGAGCGGTCTCTCAGGTGCAGTACGAGCAGTATAAGACCGCCTACGACGTCGCTCGTTCGTCTCTTCGCTCCGCTCAGGAGTCCCTTAAGAAGGCCCGCTCCGGAGCCAGAAAGGAAGAGCTCCAGCAGCAGGAAGCGATCATACAGGCCCAGGAGTCGGCGGTCGAGGGTGCCCGTTCCGCCCTGTCCGATACGGAGCTTCGGGCCCCCTTCGACGGGGTCGTGGCGGATACCTTCGCCGACAACCACCAGTTCGTCCAGGCGAAGCAGACCATACTGAGCCTTCAGAACCTCAAGAACATAGAGATGGTGGTCCACGTGCCCGACGGAGACGTGGTCAGGATAAGGGAAAAACAGATCGGAGAGGTGAAGCTCTCCGCCACCCTGGACGCCATGCCAGGGCGGGTGTTCCATGTTACCTTCAAGGAGTTCTCCACCCAGGCGGATCCCTCGACCCAGACCTACCAGGCGACGGTCACCATGCCTTACCCGGAAAACGTGACCATACTTCCAGGAATGGCCGTTACTTTGAGGGCCAGCGGAGTTCTTGAAGGTCAGGACTCGAAGCTCGAGTCTCTTTTCTCCGTTCCGGTGGACGCCGTCTTCGCCGATCAGTCCGGCAACAGCTACATATGGCTTTACGAGGACGGTACTGTTCGGAAGGTCCAGGTGAAGACCGGCCCCTACATGGGCGACAGGCTTTCCGTGACAGGGGATCTCGAGATCGGAGACGTGGTCGTGACGGCCGGGGTCCATTTTCTGAGAGAAGGTCAGAAGGTCCGCCTGATGACCGCCGAATAG